In Populus alba chromosome 9, ASM523922v2, whole genome shotgun sequence, a genomic segment contains:
- the LOC118034650 gene encoding L-type lectin-domain containing receptor kinase SIT2-like produces the protein MEALLRSLHFLLALFISLKHLALAQEVNQFIYHGFTGANLSLNGIAGIHPNGLLELTNTSKQQIGHAFFPFPFHFKSSFPNNSRSLSFSTNFVFAMVPETPTRGGHGIALAISPSTEFKGATATQYLGLFNSTTVGLSSNHLLAIELDAVRSPEFRDIGDNHVGIDVNNLTSIQSAPASYFSKPERENESLQLISGDPMQVWIDYDEMENLLNVTLAPVSIMKPQKPLLSTPINLSLVVLESMYVGFSSSTGSVSSHHYILGWSFNKSGQAQSLDTSKLPSLPPERNSTNKPYLRIMIPLITVSVLLIASFATMYIMRKRYEEVHEDWEQQYGPQRFRYKDLYKATKGFKDKGLLGYGGFGRVYRGELRSSKVEIAVKKITHDSNQGMKEFVAEIATMGRLRHRNLVQLLGYCRRKGELLLVYDYMPNGSLDKFLFCKVKPNLNWPQRYLIIRGVASALLYLHEEWEQVVLHRDVKASNVLLDADLNGRLGDFGLAKFHDHGSTLQTTNVVGTVGYLAPEITRTGKSTTCSDVFSFGTFMLEVACGRKPVESERPPEEVVLVDWVLECWKRGAVLGTVDPRFEGNHVEEEMELVLKLGLLCTHRTPAARPSMRQAVQYLDGNATLPDLPLHGAGIGLVPVSNEASTEHVLTIPISSDEISSYSLSDSESILSGR, from the coding sequence ATGGAAGCCTTACTTAGATCACTCCATTTTCTTCTAGCTCTTTTCATATCCTTAAAACACTTGGCTTTGGCTCAAGAGGTAAACCAATTCATCTACCATGGCTTCACGGGAGCCAACCTGAGCCTCAACGGGATTGCAGGTATTCACCCCAATGGCTTGTTGGAACTGACAAACACTTCAAAGCAGCAAATTGGTCATGCTTTCTTCCCATTTCCCTTCCATTTCAAATCATCTTTCCCCAACAATTCTAGGTCCCTTTCATTTTCTACGAACTTTGTGTTTGCCATGGTTCCCGAGACGCCTACGCGTGGTGGACATGGCATTGCGTTGGCTATTTCTCCATCTACAGAGTTCAAGGGTGCCACTGCCACTCAATATCTTGGTCTCTTTAATTCTACCACAGTCGGTTTATCTTCAAATCACCTGCTTGCCATTGAGCTTGATGCTGTGAGAAGCCCTGAATTTCGAGATATCGGTGACAATCATGTTGGGATAGATGTCAACAATTTGACATCCATTCAATCTGCTCCAGCATCATACTTTTCAAAACCTGAACGGGAAAATGAAAGCTTGCAGCTCATAAGTGGGGACCCAATGCAAGTGTGGATAGACTATGATGAAATGGAGAACCTACTCAACGTAACACTAGCTCCAGTAAGTATCATGAAACCTCAAAAGCCTCTCTTGTCAACACCTATTAATCTCTCTCTAGTTGTTTTGGAGTCCATGTACGTTGGTTTCTCTTCATCCACTGGTTCTGTATCCAGTCATCACTATATTCTTGGATGGAGCTTCAACAAAAGTGGGCAAGCACAGAGCCTAGACACTTCAAAGCTCCCTTCACTTCCTCCTGAAAGAAATTCAACTAACAAACCATATTTACGAATTATGATCCCATTGATAACGGTATCTGTTTTACTCATAGCAAGTTTTGCAACTATGTACATTATGAGGAAGAGATATGAAGAAGTACACGAAGATTGGGAGCAGCAATACGGTCCTCAAAGGTTTCGCTACAAGGATCTCTACAAAGCAACTAAAGGTTTCAAAGACAAAGGACTCCTTGGATATGGAGGTTTTGGAAGGGTTTACAGAGGAGAGTTACGTTCTTCCAAGGTGGAAATTGCAGTCAAGAAAATCACTCATGATTCGAACCAGGGAATGAAGGAATTTGTAGCTGAAATTGCTACCATGGGGAGGCTAAGGCATAGGAACTTGGTACAGCTCTTAGGCTACTGTCGTCGGAAAGGAGAGCTTCTCTTGGTCTATGATTATATGCCTAACGGAAGCCTCGACAAGTTCCTATTTTGtaaagtaaaacccaacctgaATTGGCCACAGCGATATCTAATCATCAGGGGAGTAGCGTCTGCCCTTCTTTACCTCCATGAAGAGTGGGAACAGGTAGTTCTGCATAGAGATGTGAAAGCTAGCAATGTTCTATTAGATGCCGATCTTAATGGACGGCTAGGAGATTTTGGGCTTGCTAAGTTTCATGACCATGGATCAACTCTCCAAACAACCAATGTGGTTGGAACAGTTGGATATCTTGCACCAGAGATAACTAGAACAGGAAAGTCAACTACCTGCAgtgatgttttttcttttgggacATTTATGCTTGAAGTAGCATGTGGAAGGAAGCCTGTAGAGTCAGAAAGACCACCTGAGGAGGTTGTTCTTGTTGACTGGGTACTTGAATGCTGGAAGAGAGGTGCTGTTCTTGGGACAGTTGATCCTAGATTTGAAGGCAACCACGTGGAGGAAGAAATGGAGTTGGTCTTGAAGCTAGGCCTGCTCTGTACACATCGCACTCCGGCAGCTAGACCTAGCATGAGGCAAGCGGTGCAATATCTGGATGGAAATGCTACTTTACCTGATTTACCACTGCACGGTGCAGGAATCGGTTTAGTTCCAGTTAGCAATGAAGCATCTACAGAACATGTTTTAACAATCCCTATATCATCAGATGAAATTTCTTCCTATTCCTTGTCCGACTCTGAATCAATCCTCAGTGGTCGTTGA
- the LOC118034648 gene encoding pentatricopeptide repeat-containing protein At1g11290, chloroplastic, translating to MSLCSSASPLRKLKVSKSANHLLSRALTSHNHHEEHSNSRTFNSNQNTSSLVDSDLIAEFTRHGSLSNPYFLNKIVSFCAKSSSFHLGIQAHSTILKLGFISNVYICSAVVDMYAKCGEISSARVLFDQMPQRTVVTWNSLISGYLAVNCPKIAIELFIKMLKAAINVSAFSVSSCLAGCSQLEAREVGTQVHGLILKTGLGYNVVVGTSLVDMYSKCGDVNDSRLVFDHMVNRNVITWTSMVTGYSQIEKPDEAMALVKEMVRQDLRPNCVTYNSLLSSFSGPGCLSYCLQVHCCIIQLGLESNVYIAATLVTVYSKCSSSLEDFKKVCSVVMTCDNITWNAVIAGYSKLGRHEEALRCFHEMKQAGIDIDSYTLTSVVGAIGNSSFLEEGKAMHAIIHRTGYISHLNVQNGLVSMYARCGAIGDSKKVFWFMEEHDVISWNALLTAFAHHGYGREAVELFEQMRKTEIKPNSSTFLAVLCACSHVGFVDKGIEYFDTMKSDILLEPLKVEHYASLVDTFGRAGYLNEAEAFINSMPIVPAPSVYKALLSASLVHGNREIAARSAKKLLELWPNDPATYVLLSSVLTVDGNWDDAADLRKLMCDRGLRKKPGYSWT from the coding sequence ATGAGCTTGTGTTCTTCCGCTTCTCCCCTGCGGAAACTGAAAGTATCCAAATCCGCCAACCACCTGCTTTCCCGCGCTTTAACAAGCCACAACCACCATGAGGAACACAGTAACAGCCGCACCTTCAACAGCAACCAGAACACATCAAGCCTAGTTGATTCTGATCTCATTGCTGAATTCACGCGACATGGCTCTCTATctaatccttactttctcaaCAAAATCGTGTCCTTTTGTGCCAAATCCAGTTCTTTCCATTTGGGCATTCAAGCCCACTCAACTATTCTCAAATTGGGTTTTATTTCAAACGTGTATATTTGTAGTGCTGTTGTTGATATGTATGCAAAATGCGGCGAAATTTCAAGTGCACGAGTATTGTTTGATCAAATGCCTCAAAGAACTGTTGTTACGTGGAATTCGTTGATTTCCGGGTATTTGGCTGTCAATTGTCCGAAAATAGCTATTGAATTGTTTATCAAGATGTTAAAAGCTGCTATAAATGTGTCAGCGTTTAGTGTTTCGAGTTGTCTGGCAGGTTGCTCGCAATTAGAGGCCAGAGAAGTCGGGACTCAGGTTCATGGGCTAATTTTGAAAACTGGATTGGGTTATAATGTTGTTGTGGGAACGAGCTTGGTTGATATGTACTCAAAGTGTGGCGATGTTAATGATTCCAGGCTGGTTTTTGATCATATGGTGAATAGGAATGTAATTACTTGGACTTCTATGGTTACTGGGTATTCACAGATTGAAAAACCTGATGAAGCaatggctttggttaaagaaatGGTGCGTCAGGATCTCAGGCCAAATTGTGTAACCTATAACAGCTTGCTAAGCTCATTTTCTGGTCCTGGTTGTTTAAGTTATTGCTTGCAAGTTCATTGTTGTATAATTCAATTAGGTTTAGAGTCTAATGTGTATATAGCAGCTACACTGGTCACTGTGTATTCAAAGTGTAGTAGTAGTTTAGAGGACTTCAAGAAGGTGTGCTCAGTTGTTATGACATGTGACAATATAACTTGGAATGCAGTCATTGCTGGTTACTCTAAATTAGGGCGTCATGAGGAAGCTCTCAGATGTTTCCATGAAATGAAGCAGGCTGGTATTGATATAGACTCTTACACGTTAACAAGCGTGGTAGGAGCAATTGGGAATAGTTCATTTCTTGAAGAGGGAAAGGCAATGCATGCTATCATTCACAGAACCGGCTATATTTCACACTTGAATGTTCAAAACGGGCTTGTTTCCATGTATGCGAGATGTGGAGCCATTGGTGATTCGAAGAAGGTCTTTTGGTTCATGGAGGAACATGATGTGATCTCATGGAATGCACTTCTAACAGCATTTGCTCATCATGGATATGGCAGAGAGGCTGTAGAATTGTTTGaacaaatgagaaaaactgAAATCAAGCCGAATAGTTCTACCTTCCTTGCTGTGTTGTGTGCTTGTAGCCATGTTGGTTTTGTGGATAAGGGAATTGAGTATTTTGACACGATGAAAAGTGATATTTTGCTAGAACCCCTTAAAGTAGAGCATTATGCCAGTCTTGTAGATACTTTTGGTCGAGCTGGGTATCTTAATGAGGCGGAAGCCTTCATTAATAGCATGCCTATAGTACCAGCGCCCTCAGTCTATAAAGCTCTTCTTAGTGCTAGTCTGGTTCATGGAAATAGAGAGATTGCTGCACGTTCTGCAAAAAAGCTTCTAGAGCTCTGGCCTAATGATCCAGCGACATATGTACTGCTATCCAGTGTATTGACTGTGGACGGTAATTGGGACGATGCAGCAGATTTACGGAAACTGATGTGTGATAGAGGGCTAAGGAAGAAGCCTGGTTATAGTTGGACTTGA
- the LOC118034649 gene encoding uncharacterized protein, producing the protein MMAHPQSRTRAMAPIAVRHRHGNSPRTPTSPTVEELLRAEEVSRWSPHSSPTFWKDHDLEYDQSPNHKKSVIAKVKERAKKWRSNLIKKKHSDDSNATPPWGVSLDNDEAEEDPEYLGAPMYESEMAPEGYKEAARQHPRAVPVIPEKHVLPSSVTCAEDKPVTETVNGKQENENFAKTLSEIMAEKLAPAYATVSDATHAITSKIQSLAISTPEASDAAGLDPAGEGKASSSVAVPTKVAPDQVASDPARAPTDAASGCHFRTGEQKWDKGVSVKEYIIHKFEPGEDDRALSQVISQAISPRKAAGDVSMVDKVKDAVNSLLRGSESSQPTVYHSAKNSSSNIPISIDAHEVTEEENHGRILQAN; encoded by the exons ATGATGGCACACCCTCAATCACGTACTAGAGCAATGGCTCCAATTGCTGTCAGGCACAGACATGGTAACAGCCCTAGAACTCCAACCAGCCCAACTGTGGAAGAACTTCTACGAG CTGAGGAAGTATCTAGGTGGTCACCACACTCCTCACCAACTTTTTGGAAGGACCATGACCTGGAGTATGATCAATccccaaatcacaagaaatcAGTTATTGCCAAAGTGAAGGAGAGGGCCAAGAAATGGCGAAGCAATCTCATAAAAAAGAAGCATAGTGATGACAGTAACGCTACTCCTCCATGGGGTGTTAGCCTGGATAATGATGAAGCTGAAGAAGATCCTGAATATCTTGGAGCGCCAA TGTACGAATCAGAGATGGCTCCTGAGGGGTACAAGGAGGCAGCTAGACAGCATCCAAGAGCAGTTCCTGTGATACCAGAGAAGCATGTTTTGCCAAGTAGTGTGACCTGTGCTGAAGACAAGCCAGTAACTGAAACCGTGAACGGGAAACAAGAAAATGAGAACTTTGCCAAGACATTATCCGAAATTATGGCAGAGAAGCTGGCACCAGCATACGCCACAGTATCTGATGCCACCCATGCCATAACTTCCAAGATTCAAAGCCTTGCTATTTCAACCCCTGAAGCATCAGATGCAGCAGGATTAGACCCCGCGGGGGAAGGCAAAGCATCATCATCTGTAGCAGTACCAACCAAAGTAGCACCAGACCAAGTTGCATCAGATCCAGCTCGAGCCCCAACAGATGCAGCATCTGGTTGCCATTTCAGAACTGGGGAGCAAAAATGGGATAAAGGAGTTTCAGTGAAGGAGTATATAATCCACAAATTTGAGCCAGGAGAAGATGACAGAGCACTTTCTCAAGTGATATCTCAAGCAATAAGTCCAAGAAAAGCTGCTGGTGATGTGAGTATGGTGGATAAGGTGAAAGATGCTGTCAACTCTCTTCTTCGGGGCTCAGAGTCCTCCCAACCCACAGTTTACCATTCAGCTAAGAACTCATCCTCAAATATCCCCATCTCAATCGATGCTCATGAGG TTactgaagaagaaaatcatggaAGGATACTTCAAGCCAACTGA
- the LOC118034647 gene encoding transcription factor BOA, producing the protein MGEEVKMSEYEINNGEDNINGDDERVAVWEIGLPTPDDLTPLSQTLIPPELASAFSIFPEPHRTPLDVSRASQTTLSNLRGQLNALSSINFKSFNETTGQTHDPIVVDLDDKTGAVDRDGSGSEARKLRRVDSEEEDSALRAENSAEDPSSAAARTLKRPRLVWTPQLHKRFVDVVGHLGIKNVVPKTIMQLMNVEGLTRENVASHLQKYRLYLKRMQGLSSEGPSASDQLFASTPLPQSFPESSGGGGGGGNGNFGIPIPMPYHHPTTAGGMMPMPVYGHMGMQMGNNNCHNNNSSDNHQHHQVSINGHQNGYNGNVAHGHMLQQRDWNGNHYGSYTHHPHQVAPNDNM; encoded by the coding sequence ATGGGAGAAGAAGTGAAAATGAGTGAATACGAAATCAACAATGGTGAAGATAACATCAACGGAGACGATGAAAGAGTTGCAGTGTGGGAGATAGGATTACCTACACCTGATGATCTCACTCCCTTATCACAAACGTTGATTCCACCTGAACTTGCTTCGGCCTTCAGTATCTTCCCTGAGCCTCACCGTACTCCACTCGATGTCAGCCGCGCTTCTCAGACCACTCTCTCCAATCTCCGCGGTCAATTAAACGCCTTATCGTCTATTAACTTCAAGTCGTTCAACGAAACGACAGGTCAAACGCACGACCCTATTGTAGTCGATTTAGATGATAAAACCGGAGCGGTGGATCGGGACGGGTCTGGATCCGAAGCGAGGAAGTTGAGGAGGGTTGATTCGGAAGAGGAAGATTCAGCTTTGAGGGCCGAGAATTCGGCGGAAGACCCGTCGTCTGCGGCGGCGAGGACTCTGAAACGGCCACGGCTCGTGTGGACCCCGCAGTTGCATAAGAGGTTTGTTGACGTGGTCGGCCACTTAGGGATTAAAAACGTGGTTCCGAAAACGATTATGCAGTTGATGAATGTTGAAGGTTTGACTCGCGAGAATGTAGCCAGTCATTTGCAGAAGTACCGGCTTTATTTGAAGAGGATGCAGGGGTTGTCGAGTGAAGGACCTTCTGCTTCTGATCAGTTGTTTGCGTCCACTCCTTTGCCGCAGAGTTTTCCCGAGAGtagtggcggcggcggcggcggcggaaATGGGAATTTCGGAATCCCAATTCCGATGCCTTATCATCACCCTACCACGGCGGGTGGGATGATGCCAATGCCAGTATATGGACATATGGGGATGCAAATGGGGAATAACAACtgtcataataataatagtagtgatAACCACCAGCATCACCAAGTTAGTATTAATGGTCATCAAAACGGGTATAATGGAAATGTTGCTCATGGTCATATGTTACAGCAGAGGGATTGGAATGGGAATCATTATGGTTCATACACGCATCATCCTCATCAAGTTGCACCTAATGACAACATGTGA